DNA from Kitasatospora acidiphila:
GTTCTCGTAGCCGCAGCCGTAGCCGTCGTTGACCAGCATCCAGCCGAGCGGGGTCTGGTTGGCGGTGTAGCCGTCGGCCACCTTCAGGGCGTCCAGGGTGTGCCGCTCACCGCGGTTGGCGTTGTGCAGGTAGCAGTCCGAGTCGCCCGGCTCCAGGCCGTAGACCGGCGGCATGAAGGGCTTGCCGACCAGATCGGTGTACTGGCCGATCACGGTCTTCAGATCCGGGGCGTTCGGGCTGGCCATGAAGTACCCGTCGAACCGGCTCTCCTGGGCCGAGGTGCGCACCGGGTCGCCGAAGTCGTACACGCCGGGGGCGAAGGTGTTGCGGAACACGCCGTAGCCGGCCGAAGACAGGTAGAACGGTTGGGAGTTGTTGTAGCCGCCCTCGTTCCAGTTGAAGCTGTTGGCCACGTGCACGGTCTGGTCGCGGTGCGAGAAGCTGCCGTTCTGCTCGCCCGCGCCGTAGAACTGCTCCTGCGGGCCGCGCGCCAGGGTCTGGAGCATGGCGTCGCCGGTCCAGGTCAGGCCGTGGGTCTCCTGCCAGACCAGGGTGCGGTTGTCGGCCCGGTAGAGGGCGAACCGCAGCGGGCTCTTGTAGGCGCGCAGGGTGAGGTCCTTGCTGGCGATCGCCCAGTAGTCGCCGGCGTCGAACTCCCTGGTGCTCTTGATGGTTGACGGCGGATTGGGCACCATCTCGCGTCCGGCCGGGTCGGTGAAGGTGCCGGTGGGGGCGAGTTGGAGGCGGAAGACGTCCTCGCTGGTGAAGTCGATCCGGGCGGCCGCGCTGCCGGCCTGGATCCGGTAGCCGCCGTCGGCGCCCTCGGTCAGGCCGGTGGCGTTGCCCACGGTGGTGGCGGTCGGGATGGTCGCGGTCGCGGTGTAGCCCGAGTTGGTCACCGAGTAGGGCACCACCAGCACGTGGTAGGTGCCGGAGGCGTTGGGGATCACGGTCGCCTCGGGATCCGAGGCGGTGGCGCTCTCGGCGACCTCATGGCCGGAGCCGTCGTAGATGTAGAGGTCGAAGTCGTTGGTCGAGTCCGGCCATTGGATGCTGACCGGTACGCCGCCGTCGGGGTTGTCCGCCCAGTAGGAGGCCGGCACGTCGACGGTCAGGTCGAAGTGGTCGCAGGTCTGGTTGTTCGGGTCCTGGGCCTGCGCGGGGCAGTGCGACGGGTCGGGCACCGAGTCGCTGGCGTAGCTGTGGCCCTGCCAGGTGAGCGTATGGCTGCCGGTGAGCGCCAGCGTGCCGGCGGCGGGGGTGGCCGCCCGGGCAGGGGCTTGGCCGCCGAGCAGCGCGCAGACCACGGCGAGCACGGCGGCGAGGGGGATCAGGGGTAACCGGGTGTGGTGCGGTCGGGAGTGGAGTGTTCGCATGCCGCGTCCAAGGGGATCGAGGGCGAGCAGGGGATCGGAGATCGGGGGGATCGGGGGACGGGGCCGCCCGGTCGAGCGGCGCAGAAGGACAGCGTGAGGACAGCATGAGGTGATCATGACAGTCGGATGAGAATACGGGTGCGCGACTGTCCCGGGGAGGCTAGCAGTCCATTTCTGCGCGTTCAATGCTGCTGCGCGCACCTTTGCGCAAGTGGTCGACTGTGTTGGGCGCACGCTGGAAGGCAGGGGGCGAGGTGGTGGGAGATGTTCGTTCGCCACTTGCCACCGGAGCGGAGAAGGGTCAACCGCCCTGCCGCTTGGGCGTCAGGCCGGGCGGTAGCGGCACGGCCCGCAGTTCGCGAATCACCGCCCGCACCGTGGCCGTTCGGGCCAGCGCGGGCGTGCTGACGTAGCCCACCAGCCGGCTCGGCGGCTCGGGCCCCAAGTCGGTCACGGCCAGCCCGTCCGGGGCGCCGAGCAGCGCGAGCCGCGGCATGATCGCCATGCCGATGCCCTGGGCGACCAGGGAGAGCACCACCGTGTCATCGGCGACATTGATCGTGGCCTGCGGGATCCAGTCCTGCCCATGCCACCAACTCCTGGTGTAGGAGCCGCAGTTCTCGTCCCAGTCGACCAGCGGCAGGGTGCGCGGCGCCGGATGCCCGACCGGGTGGGCCAGTGCGTAGCTCTCCGCGAACAGCGGCACCGCGACCAGCCCGGGCCGCGTCGTGGTCTCGTCCATGGTGGCCAGCCCCAGGTCGGCATGGCCGTCCGCCACCTCGCCCGCCGTGCCCCGCCCGATCTCGCGGACGATCCGCACCTGCGGGCTGAGCTCGGGATGCCGCTCGGCCAGCCGCGCCAGCACGGTCGGCAGCAACTGCGCGGCGACGCTGCGGAACGCGGCGATCCGCACCGGGCCGGCCACCCGCTCCGGCTCGCCCTCGCGCGCCTCGGTGCGCATCAGCTCCAGCAGCCGCAGCACCTGCCGGGCCTGGGCCACCACCCGGGTGCCGGCCGCGGTGGGCGTGGCGCCGCTGCGGCCGCGCTCGAAGAGCACCGCGCCGAGCTTGCGCTCACCGGCGCGCACGGCATGGGAGACGGCAGACTGCGTCATGCCGAGCGCGGCCGCGGCGGCGGTGAAGCTCCGCTCGCGCTCGACGGCGACGAGCACGCGCAGCTCCTGCGGAGCGAGATCGGTCATGGGCTCAGTCTTCCATGAACGATCTTTATGGAAAACGCCCATCCATCGATGGCGAGGGCTGCCACCAGCGCATTCGGGTTCTCTAACGTACTTCTCACACCAGATCACCTGTTCGAGGAGTAGGGCCATGACCCGCACCATCCACGCCGTTCACCAGGTCTCCCGCCCGCAGGGTGCGCCCACGGCCGAGAACTTCGCCTTCGTCACCGAGGAGCTGGCACCGCTCGCCGAGGGCACCGCCCTCGTGGAGAACCTGTACTTCTCGGTCGACCCCTACATGCGCCAGGCGATGGACGAGGGACCGGTCGCCGAGGGCCACTGGGCACTCGACGCACCGCTGGAGGGCCGCTCGCTGGGCCGGGTGATCGAGTCGCGGACGCCCGCCCTGGCGGTCGGTGAGATCGTCGGCCACCGCAAGGCCTGGCGCACCCACGCCGTGGTCACCCCGGACGAGACCCGCCGGATCCCCGACCTGGCCGGAGTGCCGCTGAGCGCCCACCTGAGCGCTTTCGGCGGCACCGGACTGACGGCCTGGGTAGGGCTCACCAGGATCGCCCGTCTGCAGCCCGGCGAGTCGATCTTCGTCTCCGCTGCGGCCGGTGGCGTCGGCAGTGCCGCCGGGCAGCTCGCCAAGCTGATCGGCGCCGGCCGGGTGATCGGCAGCGCCGGCTCGCCGGCCAAGGTGAAGCTGGCCACCGAACGGCTCGGCTACGACGTCGCGTTCGACTACCACGACGGTCCGGTCATGGAGCAGCTGCGCGCCGCCGCGCCGGACGGCCTGGACGCCTACCTCGACAACGTCGGCGGCGACCACCTGGAGGCCGCCATCGAGCGGCTGCGGGAGAACGGGCGGATCGCCTGGTCCGGCGCGATCGCGCAGTACAACTCCACCGAGGCGCCGGCCGCGCCGCGCAACCTCTTCGAGGTGAACCTCAAGGCGCTGCGGATGGAGGGCTTCCTGGTCCGCCAGCACATGGACGCGCTGCCCGAGCTGTACGAGTTCCTGGCCCCGCACCTCGCCAGCGGCCGGGTGGTCCCCGAGGAGACCGTGGTCGAGGGCTTCGACCGGTCGGTCGAGGCGTTCCTGGGCCTGTTCCGCGGCGAGAACACCGGCAAGATGCTGGTCAAGGTCGCGGACTGAGCCGGCTGCCGGGCCTTCCGGGCCCGTGCGCGCCGAGCGGGGCGGGCTTGCGGATCAGGGTGGACGGCAGCGGCTCGGCCGGGAGTTCGCGACGGCTCCGCACGGGGGAGCCGTAGACCGGCAGGAAGGCCGTCGCCAGCAGTACTCCGCCCACCCACAACGCTGCCTGTACCCCAGCCAGTTGGGCGATCAGGCCGGCCAGTGCGGCACCGACCGCGATGATCCACAGCGCGGCCGCCGGGCAGCAACGGTAGCTGGGACTAACCGGCGGGGTGCCGGCGGGGGAGGAGCTCGATGCGGCTCGGGTCGAAGACGCTGCGGCTGGTGGACGACGCCGAGATGCGGATGCTGGCGAAGAAGTGCCGGAACACGGCGGCCCGGCGGCCCGGGGTCAGCCGGGACCAGCCGAACCGGGCGGCCTGCCCGACCGGCACACCGTCCAGCACCGGCGCCGACTGCGCCTCCAGCAGGGCGATGGCCCGCTCGGCGACATGCGCCTCCAACGACTCGGCGGCGATGTGCCGCGAGCAGTGCTCGGCCTCCAGGCTGCTGTTGGAGGTGCAGGCATAGGTGGGATAGCCGCCGATCGCGGAGCCCACCATGTGCCGCTCGCACCGGGTGCAGCGCAGCAGCGAGGTCAGCGGATACTCGCGGCGCGGCCGGCGGTTGGCGGCCCGGGCCCGCGCCCGGTCGTTGCGCAGCAGCTGCACCGCCTCCCAGTCGGCGACGCTGACGCAGGGCAGCCAGTCGGCCGTCACGTAACTGCCGTCCGGGGCATGGACGATGGTGCCGTCGAGCACCCGCAGGCCGGCGTAGCGCGGCGCCTCCAGGAGTCGGCCGACCCCGCTGACCGTCCACCGATTGCCGTAGGCGGTGGCGATTTGACGGTCATTCAGATCCACTGCCAGGGCGCGGAGGGACTCGCCGGCCAGGAACCGCGCGAACACCTCCCGGACCACCTCGGCCTCCTCCTCGACCAGTGCGGTCATCCCGGTCGCATAGCCGAACCGCCGCAGCCCGCCGCCGTGCGTGCGCCCCTCGGCCGCCGCCTGCCGGTGGGCCCGACGAGCCCGCGTCGAGGCCTCCCGTGCGGCCCGGGAGGCGCGTTCGGCCCGCTCCAGCAGCTCCTTGCGCACCTCGGGGTCGTTCAAGTCCCTGGGGTGGCCGTGCAGTCGCAGGTCGTACTCGGCGGCCAGCCGCAGCAGTTCGGCGAACGCGCAGGCGTGGCGCTGCAATTGCTCGGCCTGCGGCAGCAGTAGCCGCCGCACCTCCCGTCGTCGCACCGCGGCCAGCAGGCCATGCCAGCCCGGGGTCGGGCGGGCGTTGGCGTCGAGGCCGGCGGGTGGCCGGGGGTCGGTGAAGACCAGGCCGCCGGTCACGGTGAGCCCCAGTGCGGCGGCCTGCTCATAGGCCAGGCCCAGTTGGGCGTCCAGCGCCGCCCGCCGGTCGCGCGCGGTGTCGGCCGCGGCCGCTCGGGACGGGCTGCTCGGCCAGCAGTACACCGCGGCGTGCTGCGCGATGTCGCTGCCGGGAATGGGTACGGGCACGGTCTGGTCCTCGGTGTGGGCATGGCTCCGCCCCTATAACGGTGTCCGACCGGGACTGGTCATGGCGGCGCACGGAAAGCCGCCCGAGACCAGCAGGCAAGGGCAGCCTAAGGAAGGCTAGCCTATCCTCACGGTGCGGGCGCGCACTAGGGGATCAGGTGGAACGTCGGTTGACGGTGCATCAGGAAGTCGTGGTGCGAGATGTTCCAGGCGTAGGCGCCCGCCATCCCGAAGACCACCCGGTCCCCGGTGCGCAGCCGGTCGACCGGTACCCGCTGCGCCAGCGCGTCCTTGGGCGTGCACAGCTGCCCGCACAGGCTCACCCGCTCGCCCGCCACCTCGCCCCGGGGCCACGGCTGCTGCCAGTCGGCGACCGGCAGCACGGTGAAGGGCTGGCTGTGGCCGCGGGTGGCCGGCGTGCGCAGATGGTGGGTGCCGCCCCGGACCACCGCGAACGGTTCGCCGTGACTGCGCTTCACCTCCAGCACCTCCGTGGCGTACCAGCCGCAGTACGCGGTGACCGCCCGCCCGGGCTCGATCCGCAGCCGCAGCCCGGGGTGGCGGTCCAGCAGCCGGGCCAGCCCCGCTCCGTAACCGGTCCAGTCGAACCGGGCGGCCGGGTCCGTGTAGTCCACCGCCATGCCGCCGCCGATGTTGACCTCGTCGATCGCCAACCCGTGGCCGGCTGCCTTCCGCGCCGCCCAGTCGACGATGCGCTCGGCCAGCGCCACCAGGGCCAACGCGTCCAGCCCGCTGGCCAGGTGCGCATGGAAGCCGCGCAGCCGCAGGCCGGTGAACGGCTCGGTGGCGAGCAGGCGCAGGCACTCGTCCAAGTCCGCCGGGTCCAGCCCGAACGGGGTCGGCCGGCCGCCCATCGCCAGCGGCACCGCGTCCAGGGCTCTGCCTGCCACCGGCAGGTTGACCCGCAGCAGGATGTCCAGGCCGCCGGCCGGCCGCCGCGCCGCGAGCCGGTGCAGTTCCGCCACGCTCTCCACATGCCAGCGGTGCACCCCGGCGGCGAGCGCGGCCGTCAGTTCCTGGTCGGTCTTGCCCGGGCCGCCGAACGCCAGCGGCGCATCCGGCACGGTCGCCCGGACGTGCGCCAACTCGCCGCCCGAGGAGACCTCGTAGCCGTCCACGTACTCCCGCAGCGCAGTCAGCAGCGCCGGGTCGGGGTTGGCCTTGGCGGCGTAGTGGAACTCGACCCGAGCCGGCAGCGCGGCCCGGATCGCGGCGGCGTGGGCGCGCAGCGCGCTGAGGTCGTAGAGGTAGGCCGGCAGCGCGTCGACGGGCAGCGCGGCGGCGCGCTCCAGCGCGGTGGGGGTCAACGGGACTCCTCCTTGGGCGAGTTGTGCGAAGTGTGCAAGCTGTGGGTGCGGCCGGCCTGATCGATGACATCGGCGGCCAACGGCGAGGCCAGGCGCACGTATCCGGCCGCCCGATCGGCCTTGCGCTCCCAACGGGTCAGTAGATTGGCCTTCGCGGGCAGCGGCACTCCGGCCAGCAGGCCGCGCAGCCGGGGCGGGCAGCCGTGCGCGTCGGCGTACTCCCGCAGCACGATGCGTACTTCGTCCCACAGCCGCGGCTCCAGCGCGGGGCACTGGTCGGCGATCACGGCGAGCAGCTCGGCCACGTGGTTGACCAGCAGGCAGTACACCACCCGGTCCCAACCGCGCTGCGCGTCATAGGTCATCGGCCCGGCCACCTCCGGCGGCAGACCGGCGAGCAGCGCGGCATGGTGCTCGGGCAGCAGCTTGGTCCCCTCCAGGTCGCGGAACAGCACCTGCCTGGGGCGGCCGCCGGCGTCGACGCCGATCAGTACGTTCTGCAGATGCGGCTCCAGCACCACGCCGTGGTCGAAATAGGCGGCCAGCACCGGTGGGAGCAGCAGCCGGAGGTAGTCGCCCCACCAGCAGAGCAGCTCGGCCGGACCGGCGTCCGGGAGCAGCCGGGCGAACTGCGCCGAGCTGGTCGGATACTCGTCCGCCACGGCGGCGGCCAGCAGCGCGGTCAGGCCGGGCCGGAGCCGGGCCGAGAGGTCCTCCCGGACGATCAGGCCGAAGCCCTCGAAGAGGGCACCCGACGGGTCGTCGGGAAGGGCCAGCGTGCGGAAGGCGGGCTCACGCAGCATGGCCGCGGCCGGGAAGCGGGCGCCCAGCTCGTCCAGCGCGGGCGCCAGCAGCTCGGTCATGGCGACCGCGCCGGTCAGCTCGTAGGCGGCGTTCTTCCGCAGGCAGTTGGTGATCCTGACGTTCAGGCTGAACTTGAGGAACGCGCCGGCGCCGTGCAGGGTGCGCACCGAGGCGGTGGCGGCGAACTCGGGGCCACTGGTGCCCAGATCGAGCACATCGCCGCGATCCAGGGCGGCGCGCAGGGCGGGGTTGTCGGAGAGCAGCTGGTACTGCCACGGGTGTGCGGGCAGCAGCCGGTAGCCGGCCGGCACCTCGCGCAGTCCGTCCAGTACGGCCGTGGCCGCCGGGTCGACGCTGCGCTCGGCGATCAGCTCCTCGCGCACCGCCAGATACCGCAGCGGGAACGCGGCGCGGGCCTCCGGTGCGTAGGCGGCCCAGGTGGTGCCATCGGCGCCGCGCGCCGAACGGGACTTGGGCGCCGGGTGGAAGCGGTGGCCGAAGAGCAGCGCCTGCTCCGACTCCAGGTAGCGGTCCGCCCCGGGCGCCGGGCGCTCGGCCAGCGCGGCCCCGACGCCCTGCGCGCTGGAGGCCAGCTGGTCGAGGAACTCGTCGTTGGCGACACCGGTGCGCAGCGTCAACTCCGCCTGCACCAGCTCGGCCAACTCCCGCCAGCCGAGCGCCGTCCAGTCGTCGCCGGTCGCCAACTCCACCGGGCCGGCGAACCGGTGGGCGCCCAGCAGCGAGGTGCGGCGCAGCGCCACCCGCAGCAGCGCCCCGCGCCTCGGGAGGCGCAGCAGCAACCGCCCGTCGGTGACGGCGGTCTGGTGCTCGGGGCCGGAGACCTCGCGGAGCAGGCAGTTGAGCAGGGTGTGGGTGACGGCCAGGTCGGCGCCGGGCAGGGCGGTGACAGCGGCGGTGGTGGTGGTGGTGGTGGACGAGGGCGACATCAGCGGCTCCCGGGGTTGCTGGGGGAAGGGGCGGAGCGGGGGAGGGAACGGGATCGAAGGGCGCAGCAGAGTGCGGCGGTGAGGGCTGCGGCGGTGCCGATCAGCACCGGGGCGCCGGGCCCGAAGGCGGAGTTGACCAGGGCGGCGACCGCGCCGGCGGCCACCGCGCCGCCCTTGGAGGCGAGTTCGAGGGTGCCGAACATCTGCCCGGGCGCCCGGCCGTGTGCGGCGGCCGCGGCCAGCACCGCCAGGCAGACCAGCCCGAGGGTCATGCCGAGCCCGAGCACCAGGCGGGTGAGTGCGAACGCCGCCACGCTGTGCGCCGGGGCGTGCCCGGCCAGACCGGCCGCGACCAGCACGAACCCGAGCGCCAGCCCGGCCCGCGGCCGGTGCAGCACGGCGGTGTGCACCCGGGAGGCGAGCAGCAGGTAGCACAGGTGCGGCAGGGCGAACAGCAGCCCCGCGACGGTGGAGTTGAGGCCGGGGACCCGCTGCTCCACCAGGGCGATCAGATAGGGGAACGAGACGATGGTGGCGAAGACGAAGGCGAACTCCGCGCCGTAGAGCGCCCACAACGCCGAACTCGGCGTCCCGGTGGAACGCTTGGGTGGCACGCTGACCAGTCGGCCCGGCTCCGGCAGCCGGGTGAGCAGCACCGCCGCGGTGAGCGGCAGCAGCGCCATCACCACATACTGGCGGTGCGGCGACAGCCAGGGCGAGAGCGCCCCCACCAGGATCGGCGCGGCCACCAGCGCCGCTCGGGCGCCGCCCTGCATCAGGGTGAGCGCCTTGGACAGCCCCGGGCCCTCCAAGGCGGCGGCGAGATAGCCGTTGGTGGCGGCAAAGGTGCCGCCGAGGAAGCCCTGCAGCACCAGGGCCAGCGTGAACGCCCACAGGCTGTCGGCCAGCCCGGCCAGCAGGAAGGAGACGCTGAGTCCCAGTTGGGCGCGGAGCAGCAGCCGCTTGCGGCCGAACCGGTCGCCGAGGCGCCCCCAGAGCAGGGCGCCGAGCGCGCTGAACACCGTGGGCACGATGTAGAGCAGACCGGCCCAGCGGCCGTGCGGATCACCGAGCCCGGGCAGGATGGCCGTCAGATAGGGCGG
Protein-coding regions in this window:
- a CDS encoding glycoside hydrolase family 31 protein — its product is MRTLHSRPHHTRLPLIPLAAVLAVVCALLGGQAPARAATPAAGTLALTGSHTLTWQGHSYASDSVPDPSHCPAQAQDPNNQTCDHFDLTVDVPASYWADNPDGGVPVSIQWPDSTNDFDLYIYDGSGHEVAESATASDPEATVIPNASGTYHVLVVPYSVTNSGYTATATIPTATTVGNATGLTEGADGGYRIQAGSAAARIDFTSEDVFRLQLAPTGTFTDPAGREMVPNPPSTIKSTREFDAGDYWAIASKDLTLRAYKSPLRFALYRADNRTLVWQETHGLTWTGDAMLQTLARGPQEQFYGAGEQNGSFSHRDQTVHVANSFNWNEGGYNNSQPFYLSSAGYGVFRNTFAPGVYDFGDPVRTSAQESRFDGYFMASPNAPDLKTVIGQYTDLVGKPFMPPVYGLEPGDSDCYLHNANRGERHTLDALKVADGYTANQTPLGWMLVNDGYGCGYENLQQVGQGLRDHNMQLGLWTSTGLPNQGDEVKAGVRVRKLDVGWVGPGYQFALDGCQQAYNGIEQNSDARGFVWLPVSWAGAQRCGVLWSGDQTGSYDYVKWQIPTYAGSTMSGIAYNTGDVGGIFGSDPKVETRDLQWKTFIPTIMTMDGWAQSDKQPWRFGEPYTSINNKYLQLKERLLPYLYTLAAQAHQSGVGAVRPLVLDYPNDPNTWGDAAKYEFLSGDSFLVAPVYDASETRNGIYLPAGTWVDYWTGKTYQGPTTINGYHAPLDTLPLFVKAGAIVPMWPQGTLSWQTRDTSRLDYDIYAQGDSQFTLYEDDGTTRAYQQGSSATQLVTVHATGQHGHGATQITVGPSNGAYAGKPAARAYEFSIHVGAAPAQVLLDGHPLPTGSWSWDSAAGVVHVTTPAQSTAAGFSLQLAGAGGLGR
- a CDS encoding LysR family transcriptional regulator, which encodes MTDLAPQELRVLVAVERERSFTAAAAALGMTQSAVSHAVRAGERKLGAVLFERGRSGATPTAAGTRVVAQARQVLRLLELMRTEAREGEPERVAGPVRIAAFRSVAAQLLPTVLARLAERHPELSPQVRIVREIGRGTAGEVADGHADLGLATMDETTTRPGLVAVPLFAESYALAHPVGHPAPRTLPLVDWDENCGSYTRSWWHGQDWIPQATINVADDTVVLSLVAQGIGMAIMPRLALLGAPDGLAVTDLGPEPPSRLVGYVSTPALARTATVRAVIRELRAVPLPPGLTPKRQGG
- a CDS encoding NADP-dependent oxidoreductase, with translation MTRTIHAVHQVSRPQGAPTAENFAFVTEELAPLAEGTALVENLYFSVDPYMRQAMDEGPVAEGHWALDAPLEGRSLGRVIESRTPALAVGEIVGHRKAWRTHAVVTPDETRRIPDLAGVPLSAHLSAFGGTGLTAWVGLTRIARLQPGESIFVSAAAGGVGSAAGQLAKLIGAGRVIGSAGSPAKVKLATERLGYDVAFDYHDGPVMEQLRAAAPDGLDAYLDNVGGDHLEAAIERLRENGRIAWSGAIAQYNSTEAPAAPRNLFEVNLKALRMEGFLVRQHMDALPELYEFLAPHLASGRVVPEETVVEGFDRSVEAFLGLFRGENTGKMLVKVAD
- a CDS encoding recombinase family protein, with product MPVPIPGSDIAQHAAVYCWPSSPSRAAAADTARDRRAALDAQLGLAYEQAAALGLTVTGGLVFTDPRPPAGLDANARPTPGWHGLLAAVRRREVRRLLLPQAEQLQRHACAFAELLRLAAEYDLRLHGHPRDLNDPEVRKELLERAERASRAAREASTRARRAHRQAAAEGRTHGGGLRRFGYATGMTALVEEEAEVVREVFARFLAGESLRALAVDLNDRQIATAYGNRWTVSGVGRLLEAPRYAGLRVLDGTIVHAPDGSYVTADWLPCVSVADWEAVQLLRNDRARARAANRRPRREYPLTSLLRCTRCERHMVGSAIGGYPTYACTSNSSLEAEHCSRHIAAESLEAHVAERAIALLEAQSAPVLDGVPVGQAARFGWSRLTPGRRAAVFRHFFASIRISASSTSRSVFDPSRIELLPRRHPAG
- a CDS encoding type III PLP-dependent enzyme; the encoded protein is MTPTALERAAALPVDALPAYLYDLSALRAHAAAIRAALPARVEFHYAAKANPDPALLTALREYVDGYEVSSGGELAHVRATVPDAPLAFGGPGKTDQELTAALAAGVHRWHVESVAELHRLAARRPAGGLDILLRVNLPVAGRALDAVPLAMGGRPTPFGLDPADLDECLRLLATEPFTGLRLRGFHAHLASGLDALALVALAERIVDWAARKAAGHGLAIDEVNIGGGMAVDYTDPAARFDWTGYGAGLARLLDRHPGLRLRIEPGRAVTAYCGWYATEVLEVKRSHGEPFAVVRGGTHHLRTPATRGHSQPFTVLPVADWQQPWPRGEVAGERVSLCGQLCTPKDALAQRVPVDRLRTGDRVVFGMAGAYAWNISHHDFLMHRQPTFHLIP
- a CDS encoding IucA/IucC family protein, which gives rise to MSPSSTTTTTTAAVTALPGADLAVTHTLLNCLLREVSGPEHQTAVTDGRLLLRLPRRGALLRVALRRTSLLGAHRFAGPVELATGDDWTALGWRELAELVQAELTLRTGVANDEFLDQLASSAQGVGAALAERPAPGADRYLESEQALLFGHRFHPAPKSRSARGADGTTWAAYAPEARAAFPLRYLAVREELIAERSVDPAATAVLDGLREVPAGYRLLPAHPWQYQLLSDNPALRAALDRGDVLDLGTSGPEFAATASVRTLHGAGAFLKFSLNVRITNCLRKNAAYELTGAVAMTELLAPALDELGARFPAAAMLREPAFRTLALPDDPSGALFEGFGLIVREDLSARLRPGLTALLAAAVADEYPTSSAQFARLLPDAGPAELLCWWGDYLRLLLPPVLAAYFDHGVVLEPHLQNVLIGVDAGGRPRQVLFRDLEGTKLLPEHHAALLAGLPPEVAGPMTYDAQRGWDRVVYCLLVNHVAELLAVIADQCPALEPRLWDEVRIVLREYADAHGCPPRLRGLLAGVPLPAKANLLTRWERKADRAAGYVRLASPLAADVIDQAGRTHSLHTSHNSPKEESR
- a CDS encoding MFS transporter, translated to MTVTAPPEPSTQAPAAGLSRRQVQAVAGCYFVASFAALGLPPYLTAILPGLGDPHGRWAGLLYIVPTVFSALGALLWGRLGDRFGRKRLLLRAQLGLSVSFLLAGLADSLWAFTLALVLQGFLGGTFAATNGYLAAALEGPGLSKALTLMQGGARAALVAAPILVGALSPWLSPHRQYVVMALLPLTAAVLLTRLPEPGRLVSVPPKRSTGTPSSALWALYGAEFAFVFATIVSFPYLIALVEQRVPGLNSTVAGLLFALPHLCYLLLASRVHTAVLHRPRAGLALGFVLVAAGLAGHAPAHSVAAFALTRLVLGLGMTLGLVCLAVLAAAAAHGRAPGQMFGTLELASKGGAVAAGAVAALVNSAFGPGAPVLIGTAAALTAALCCALRSRSLPRSAPSPSNPGSR